TCATGCCCCACAACTTGTACCTGCACTCGGCCCTGGTACGCACGAGACGAATCGGGTTCGATGAATCGGCGATTCGCAGAGCAATCAAGTTCAACACCATCGACACGGTCGCAGCCCTGTCGCTCGCGTTCTTCGTGAACGCATCCATCCTGGTACTCGCGGCCACCACGTTTTACGGTCGGGAAAGCGTCGCGTTGCCCAGTGGAGAAATCATCCCGTTCAGCGACGACGCGGACTGGATTCGCGTCGCCTACCTGACGCTCGCTCCCTTATTAGGAGCGACGTCGGCGAGCGTCCTGTTCGCGGTGGCACTGCTCGCCAGCGGTCAAAGCAGCACGATCACGGGAACACTGGCGGGGCAAGTGGTAATGGAAGGGTTTATGCACTGGCGCATGCGCCCGTGGGTCCGGCGCCTCATCACGCGCCTGATCGCCATCCTCCCGGCGGTCATCATCATCGGAATTCGCGGGAGCGGGAGCGTCACGGATCTGCTGGTGCTGAGCCAGGTCGTGCTGGCGATGCAACTGCCACTGGCGCTGTTCCCGCTCTTGTACTTCACCAGCTCGAAGAAGCGCATGGGGCAGTTCCGCAACGGCTGGTTCCTGCTCACCGTTGGGTGGACGTCCTGCCTGCTCATCACCGCCCTGGACTTTTACGGGTTGCCGGACACGATGCAAAAGGCGTGGGTGGTAATCGTGGGGAAACCGGGGGAACAATAACGCTGTTTCTGAACGCTCTTTGTTTCAAGGAGTTCCAATGTCCAGGTTTCGAGTCGCTGTTCGGTTGCTCATCATGCCCGTGGTGGTGGGCGCGATCATCTTCACATCGGCCGGGCGCGTGGATCTGCCCGGTGTCTGGGGCGTGCTCGGTGTGCTGGCAGCCCTGATGCTGGCAATGGCCCTGTTCACCGATTCCGGGCTGATGCACGAGCGGCAAAAGCCCGGCCCGGGTAACTGCGACTGCTTCACGCGGCCCATCAGCGCGCTACTTCTTCCCACGCACTGGGTTCTGGCCGGGTTGGACGCGCGATTCGGGTGGAGTGCGGTTCCGCGGGAAGTGCAGTTCGCGGGTGTAATCGGCTACGCGGGCGCGATGGTGATCCTGCTCTGGGTGGTGCGCACCAACCCGTTCTACTCCTCGGTGGTTCGCGTGCAGGCGGACCGCGGGCACCGAACGGTAGAAACCGGCCCGTACCGGTTCGTGCGCCACCCCGGTTACGCCGCGACCCTCTTCGGTGTGTTCGCCGGCGCGCTGGCGCTCGGTTCCTTGATCGCGCTGGTACCGCTCGCGGTTCTGGGCGGTTTGTTCCTCCGCCGCACGCTGTTGGAGGACCGCATGCTCCAACTCAAACTCCCGGGCTACGCGGAGTACGCACAGCGGGTGCGATCGCGGTTAGTGGCCGGAGTGTTTTAAAGCCGAACGAACGTCGTGAGCCGGTTGGTGAGATCGAGGCGCTACTGCGAGCGCGATTCCACCAGCCGGCCCGGCTGTTTGCCCGGATCACGTCTTG
The Gemmata palustris DNA segment above includes these coding regions:
- a CDS encoding methyltransferase family protein, which encodes MSRFRVAVRLLIMPVVVGAIIFTSAGRVDLPGVWGVLGVLAALMLAMALFTDSGLMHERQKPGPGNCDCFTRPISALLLPTHWVLAGLDARFGWSAVPREVQFAGVIGYAGAMVILLWVVRTNPFYSSVVRVQADRGHRTVETGPYRFVRHPGYAATLFGVFAGALALGSLIALVPLAVLGGLFLRRTLLEDRMLQLKLPGYAEYAQRVRSRLVAGVF
- a CDS encoding Nramp family divalent metal transporter → MSTESAPEGGSSNPLPAQPEVGTLSLEGLNSTVEIPPENASFWRQYRAFVGPAFLVSVGYMDPGNWGTDLQAGASYRFDLLWIVALSSFMAIIMQVCSARLGIVTGKDLAQACRDYFPAWTRWPNWLACEIAIGACDLAEVLGSAVALNLLFHVPLFWAVLITAFDVLLILALQGFGVRFIEAVILTLVATIGGCYFVEIFVLPHTTPDFLEMGAALLTPGFRQEGMIVGAIGIIGATVMPHNLYLHSALVRTRRIGFDESAIRRAIKFNTIDTVAALSLAFFVNASILVLAATTFYGRESVALPSGEIIPFSDDADWIRVAYLTLAPLLGATSASVLFAVALLASGQSSTITGTLAGQVVMEGFMHWRMRPWVRRLITRLIAILPAVIIIGIRGSGSVTDLLVLSQVVLAMQLPLALFPLLYFTSSKKRMGQFRNGWFLLTVGWTSCLLITALDFYGLPDTMQKAWVVIVGKPGEQ